In Horticoccus luteus, the following proteins share a genomic window:
- a CDS encoding PaaI family thioesterase yields MPPSLSLQERYSPHGRCFGCGPANDRGLRLRSFVQSDGTVMADWQPEPHHEAFPGILNGGIIGALLDCHSNWTAAWHLMQQRKLDAPPCTVTASYAVKLLRPTPTGAPVHLVARVAEAQEDRARIEASLTSAGVICATCAGTFVAVKPGHPAFHRW; encoded by the coding sequence ATGCCTCCTTCGCTGTCCCTCCAAGAACGCTACTCGCCCCACGGCCGCTGCTTCGGCTGCGGCCCCGCCAATGATCGCGGTCTGCGCCTCCGCAGCTTCGTCCAGTCTGACGGCACGGTGATGGCCGACTGGCAGCCCGAACCGCACCATGAGGCGTTTCCCGGCATCCTCAACGGCGGCATCATCGGCGCCCTGCTCGACTGCCACTCCAACTGGACCGCGGCGTGGCACCTCATGCAGCAGCGCAAACTCGACGCCCCGCCCTGCACCGTCACCGCCAGCTACGCCGTCAAACTTCTCCGCCCGACTCCCACCGGCGCGCCGGTGCATCTCGTCGCTCGCGTCGCGGAAGCACAGGAAGACCGCGCGCGCATCGAAGCTTCCCTCACCTCTGCCGGCGTCATCTGCGCCACGTGTGCCGGCACCTTCGTCGCCGTGAAGCCGGGACATCCCGCCTTCCACCGCTGGTAA
- a CDS encoding GreA/GreB family elongation factor: MDKTTLIQRIVGRLREDFDLQVRAAALARDEATNEESRAENKYDTRGQEAAYLAEGQARLAAEIEQSINLYHALPADPFPPDAPAALGALIETVSARGVRSWFFLGPRSGGLELEIEGQHVLVVTPASPLGRQLLGRRVGDQLTLPGKPSAPATVVAVQ; the protein is encoded by the coding sequence ATGGATAAAACCACTCTTATTCAACGCATCGTCGGCCGCCTGCGCGAAGACTTCGACTTACAAGTGCGCGCCGCCGCTCTCGCCCGCGACGAGGCCACCAACGAAGAGAGTCGTGCGGAAAACAAATACGACACGCGTGGTCAGGAGGCGGCTTACCTGGCGGAAGGTCAGGCGCGACTCGCCGCCGAGATCGAGCAAAGCATCAACCTCTATCACGCGTTACCCGCCGATCCTTTTCCGCCAGACGCCCCGGCAGCGTTGGGCGCGTTGATTGAGACGGTTTCCGCCCGGGGCGTTCGCTCGTGGTTTTTTCTCGGCCCGCGGTCGGGCGGTCTCGAACTTGAGATCGAGGGGCAACACGTCCTCGTCGTCACCCCGGCCTCCCCGCTCGGCCGGCAACTCCTCGGCCGGCGGGTCGGCGATCAACTCACACTCCCTGGCAAGCCCTCGGCACCGGCGACCGTCGTTGCCGTGCAGTGA